Proteins found in one Zea mays cultivar B73 chromosome 1, Zm-B73-REFERENCE-NAM-5.0, whole genome shotgun sequence genomic segment:
- the LOC100192801 gene encoding uncharacterized protein LOC100192801 → MALQTLNPYRHAAAVSPVPSPVPHRGHPPPHAVLHLPPRRRLAGGAARPLAVAAAVSGAVNEARRRGVPQEGGEDGRKDTDLATLGNLCVDVVLSVPQLPPAQQEERKAYMERLAASPPDQKFWEAGGNCNLAFAAARLGLNCSTLGHVGEEIYGKFLLDVLQAEGISVVGMLENTNAAACRQAYETLLCWVLVDPFQKHGFCSRADFSKEPAFSWIRKLPVDIRTAIHHSKILFCNGYAFDEFFPDVIASSIDCAICSGTAVFFDPGPRGKSLLHGNLDEQRALEHALRLSDVLLLTSDEAESLTNIRNPVQAGQELLKRGIRTKQVVIKMGSRGSIMITKNTISCAPAFKIDVVDTVGCGDSFTAAIAFGFLHDLPAVNTLTLANAVGAATATGCGAGRNVARLDKVLQLMREADLNEDITLWTELTEGNSLRIEVSILSGIARNGFSENIVAVPVTKVVSEVLPMFEAVPVRSAVQA, encoded by the exons ATGGCGCTCCAAACCCTAAACCCctaccggcacgcggcggccgtcTCCCCGGTCCCGTCGCCCGTCCCGCACCGCGGCCACCCGCCGCCGCATGCCGTCCTGCACCTCCCTCCCCGCCGCCGCCTAGCGGGCGGCGCCGCCCGGCCGCTCGCCGTCGCTGCCGCCGTCTCGGGGGCCGTCAACGAGGCCAGGAGGCGTGGGGTTCCTCAAGAGGGCGGGGAGGACGGGAGGAAGGACACGGACCTCGCCACGCTCGGAAACCTATGCGTCGACGTCGTGCTCAGCGTGCCCCAGCTCCCGCCGGCGCAGCAGGAGGAGCGGAAGGCCTACATGGAGCGACTCGCCGCCTCACCGCCCGATCAG AAATTTTGGGAGGCTGGTGGAAACTGCAATTTAGCATTTGCTGCAGCTAGGCTTGGGCTTAACTGTTCCACTCTGGGACATGTAGGAGAGGAAATATATGGAAAATTTCTTCTTGATGTGCTTCAAGCAGAGGGCATTAGTGTTGTTGGGATGCTTGAAAATACCAATGCTGCTGCATGCCGCCAGGCCTATGAAACACTTCTATGCTGGGTTCTTGTAGACCCATTTCAGAAACATGGTTTTTGCAG CCGTGCAGACTTCAGTAAAGAGCCTGCTTTCAGTTGGATACGTAAACTCCCAGTGGATATCAGGACAGCTATTCATCACTCCAAAATACTGTTTTGTAATGGCTACGCTTTTGATGAGTTCTTCCCTGATGTGATCGCATCCTCTATCGACTGTGCGATTTGTTCGGGAACAGCAGTGTTTTTTGATCCTGGTCCCCGTGGGAAATCTCTCTTACATGGGAACTTGGATGAGCAGAGAGCACTTGAGCATGCACTGAGGCTTAGTGATGTCCTCCTCTTGACATCAGACGAG GCTGAATCACTAACCAACATCAGAAACCCAGTTCAGGCTGGGCAAGAGTTGCTAAAGAGGGGGATCCGCACAAAGCAGGTTGTCATCAAAATGGGCTCCAGGGGTTCGATCATGATCACTAAGAACACAATATCCTGTGCGCCTGCTTTCAAG ATCGACGTTGTGGACACAGTTGGATGTGGAGATAGCTTTACGGCTGCTATAGCTTTTGGGTTCCTCCATGACTTGCCAGCAGTTAACACATTAACCCTGGCAAATGCAGTTGGTGCCGCAACCGCTACTGGCTGTGGGGCTGGCAGAAATGTTGCTCGCCTGGATAAAGTACTACAGCTCATGAGAGAAGCCGATCTCAATGAAGACATCACGTTGTGGACTGAGCTGACTGAAGGAAACTCTCTCCGTATAGAGGTCTCGATTCTGTCTGGGATAGCAAGAAATGGTTTTAGTGAGAAcattgtggctgttcctgttaccAAAGTGGTTTCTGAAGTTTTGCCAATGTTCGAAGCAGTGCCAGTGCGAAGCGCTGTCCAGGCTTGA